A stretch of the Channa argus isolate prfri chromosome 9, Channa argus male v1.0, whole genome shotgun sequence genome encodes the following:
- the zgc:101559 gene encoding ras-related protein Rab-33B-like, with amino-acid sequence MEIKNKPEEEFDTIFSLNDSLELSSNYDYEHKQTRIFKIIVIGDSNVGKTCLTYRFCESTFAMNPEATIGVDFRERTLELDGESVKLQIWDTAGQERFRKSMVEHYYRSVHAVIFVYDVSNLASFESIPEWIEECGRHSVGPLVPHIIVGNKCDLRNRREVPTSAAQCLADSYNFPLFETSAKDPAEKEHVDAIFLTLAYRLKSQKPLRLKQPSESSVRHLWNQREQEAGTCQC; translated from the exons atggaaataaaaaacaaacctgagGAGGAATTTGACACCATTTTCAGTCTGAATGACTCTTTAGAGCTGTCCTCAAATTACGATTACGAGCATAAACAAACTCGGATTTTTAAGATTATAGTAATCGGAGATTCAAATGTGGGAAAGACGTGTTTGACTTACAGGTTCTGCGAGAGCACTTTCGCGATGAACCCGGAGGCAACGATCGGGGTCGATTTCAGAGAGAGGACGCTGGAGCTGGATGGGGAGAGTGTCAAG CTGCAGATATGGGACACAGCAGGACAGGAGCGTTTTAGGAAAAGCATGGTGGAGCACTACTACCGCAGCGTCCACGCTGTCATCTTTGTGTATGACGTGTCAAACCTAGCCTCCTTCGAGAGTATCCCTGAGTGGATTGAGGAGTGTGGCCGACACTCTGTTGGGCCCCTGGTGCCCCACATTATTGTCGGAAACAAATGTGATCTGAGAAACCGCCGGGAGGTCCCCACGTCAGCTGCCCAGTGTCTTGCAGACAGCTACAACTTCCCACTGTTTGAGACTTCAGCCAAGGACCCTGCTGAGAAGGAACACGTTGATGCCATCTTTCTAACTTTAGCTTATAGGTTAAAGAGCCAAAAACCTCTGAGACTGAAGCAGCCGAGTGAGAGTAGCGTAAGGCATCTGTGGAACCAGAGAGAGCAGGAGGCAGGAACCTGTCAATGCTGA
- the katnal1 gene encoding katanin p60 ATPase-containing subunit A-like 1 isoform X1 — protein sequence MNLGEICDNAKKGREYALLGNYDSSIVYYQGVIQQIHKHCQSLRDPALKVKWQQIRQELSEEYEQVKDIMGTLDSFKSEKAVVNLTPQPDDRPEDPAVWPPPTPAEHRNHIAVKRPNSAVKQHRKDSPGLQHRGPGQGGRGQANPKGIKDARGTKAKDDKGKKGAGDTPGDAEQKKFDGTGYDRDLVDSLERDIVSRNPNVHWDDIADLEDAKKLLREAVVLPMWMPDFFKGIRRPWKGVLMVGPPGTGKTMLAKAVATECGTTFFNVSSSTLTSKYRGESEKLVRLLFEMARFYAPTTIFIDEIDSICGRRGTSDEHEASRRVKSELLVQMDGVGGALENEDPSKMVMVLAATNFPWDIDEALRRRLEKRIYIPLPTAKGRVELLKINLREVELAADVDLDMIAEKIEGYSGADITNVCRDASMMAMRRRIQGLSPEEIRALSKDELQMPVTMEDFTLTLKKISKSVSAADLEKYEAWMAEFGSV from the exons ATGAATTTGGGAGAGATATGTGACAATGCCAAGAAGGGGCGTGAGTATGCTCTGCTTGGGAACTATGACTCCTCCATTGTGTACTACCAGGGTGTCATTCAACAGATCCACAAGCACTGTCAGTCTCTCAGAGATCCTGCCCTTAAAGTCAAATGGCAACAG ATCAGACAGGAACTGTCTGAGGAGTATGAGCAGGTGAAAGACATAATGGGAACACTGGACAGCTTTAAGTCAGAGAAGGCAGTTGTAAACCTTACCCCTCAACCCGATGATAGACCTGAGGATCCAGCAGTTTGGCCCCCTCCCACTCCTGCAGAACACcg aaatcATATTGCAGTAAAGCGTCCCAACAGTGCAGTGAAGCAACACCGGAAAGACTCCCCCGGTCTGCAGCATCGAGGGCCCGGGCAAGGAGGACGTGGTCAGGCAAACCCTAAGGGAATCAAAGACGCCAGAGGAACAAAGGCAAAAGATGATAAG GGAAAGAAAGGGGCTGGAGACACCCCGGGTGATGCAGAGCAGAAGAAATTTGATGGCACAGGATATGACCGTGACCTGGTGGACTCGCTAGAGAGAGATATTGTGTCCCGTAACCCTAATGTACACTG GGATGACATTGCTGATCTGGAAGATGCTAAGAAGCTGCTGAGAGAAGCAGTGGTTTTACCCATGTGGATGCCTGACTTTTTTAAGGGCATCCGTCGGCCCTGGAAG ggtGTGTTAATGGTCGGCCCTCCGGGGACAGGGAAGACCATGTTAGCAAAAGCTGTGGCCACAGAATGTGGGACTACTTTCTTCAACGTGTCCTCCTCCACCCTTACCTCCAAATACAGGGGGGAGTCTGAGAAACTTGTTCGTCTGCTGTTCGAAATG GCTCGGTTTTATGCACCAACAACAATTTTCATAGACGAGATTGACTCTATCTGCGGCAGGAGAGGAACATCTGATGAACATGAAGCCAGTCGCAGGGTCAAGTCAGAGCTTCTGGTTCAGATGGATG GTGTGGGCGGAGCCCTGGAGAACGAGGACCCCTCTAAGATGGTAATGGTGCTCGCTGCCACAAACTTCCCCTGGGACATTGACGAGGCCTTACGACGCCGACTCGAGAAGCGAATCTACATCCCCCTGCCCACAG CTAAAGGACGTGTAGAGCTTCTAAAGATCAATCTGAGGGAGGTGGAGTTGGCTGCTGATGTAGACCTGGATATGATTGCTGAGAAGATTGAGGGCTACTCTGGGGCAGACATCACGAACGTCTGCAG GGATGCATCCATGATGGCAATGCGTCGTCGAATCCAAGGCCTGAGCCCTGAGGAGATCCGAGCTCTGTCCAAAGATGAGCTGCAGATGCCTGTGACCATGGAGGACTTCACCCTCACACTCAAGAAGATCTCCAagtctgtctctgctgctgacCTAGAAAAATACGAAGCCTGGATGGCTGAGTTTGGGTCCGTGTAG
- the katnal1 gene encoding katanin p60 ATPase-containing subunit A-like 1 isoform X2 — protein sequence MGTLDSFKSEKAVVNLTPQPDDRPEDPAVWPPPTPAEHRNHIAVKRPNSAVKQHRKDSPGLQHRGPGQGGRGQANPKGIKDARGTKAKDDKGKKGAGDTPGDAEQKKFDGTGYDRDLVDSLERDIVSRNPNVHWDDIADLEDAKKLLREAVVLPMWMPDFFKGIRRPWKGVLMVGPPGTGKTMLAKAVATECGTTFFNVSSSTLTSKYRGESEKLVRLLFEMARFYAPTTIFIDEIDSICGRRGTSDEHEASRRVKSELLVQMDGVGGALENEDPSKMVMVLAATNFPWDIDEALRRRLEKRIYIPLPTAKGRVELLKINLREVELAADVDLDMIAEKIEGYSGADITNVCRDASMMAMRRRIQGLSPEEIRALSKDELQMPVTMEDFTLTLKKISKSVSAADLEKYEAWMAEFGSV from the exons ATGGGAACACTGGACAGCTTTAAGTCAGAGAAGGCAGTTGTAAACCTTACCCCTCAACCCGATGATAGACCTGAGGATCCAGCAGTTTGGCCCCCTCCCACTCCTGCAGAACACcg aaatcATATTGCAGTAAAGCGTCCCAACAGTGCAGTGAAGCAACACCGGAAAGACTCCCCCGGTCTGCAGCATCGAGGGCCCGGGCAAGGAGGACGTGGTCAGGCAAACCCTAAGGGAATCAAAGACGCCAGAGGAACAAAGGCAAAAGATGATAAG GGAAAGAAAGGGGCTGGAGACACCCCGGGTGATGCAGAGCAGAAGAAATTTGATGGCACAGGATATGACCGTGACCTGGTGGACTCGCTAGAGAGAGATATTGTGTCCCGTAACCCTAATGTACACTG GGATGACATTGCTGATCTGGAAGATGCTAAGAAGCTGCTGAGAGAAGCAGTGGTTTTACCCATGTGGATGCCTGACTTTTTTAAGGGCATCCGTCGGCCCTGGAAG ggtGTGTTAATGGTCGGCCCTCCGGGGACAGGGAAGACCATGTTAGCAAAAGCTGTGGCCACAGAATGTGGGACTACTTTCTTCAACGTGTCCTCCTCCACCCTTACCTCCAAATACAGGGGGGAGTCTGAGAAACTTGTTCGTCTGCTGTTCGAAATG GCTCGGTTTTATGCACCAACAACAATTTTCATAGACGAGATTGACTCTATCTGCGGCAGGAGAGGAACATCTGATGAACATGAAGCCAGTCGCAGGGTCAAGTCAGAGCTTCTGGTTCAGATGGATG GTGTGGGCGGAGCCCTGGAGAACGAGGACCCCTCTAAGATGGTAATGGTGCTCGCTGCCACAAACTTCCCCTGGGACATTGACGAGGCCTTACGACGCCGACTCGAGAAGCGAATCTACATCCCCCTGCCCACAG CTAAAGGACGTGTAGAGCTTCTAAAGATCAATCTGAGGGAGGTGGAGTTGGCTGCTGATGTAGACCTGGATATGATTGCTGAGAAGATTGAGGGCTACTCTGGGGCAGACATCACGAACGTCTGCAG GGATGCATCCATGATGGCAATGCGTCGTCGAATCCAAGGCCTGAGCCCTGAGGAGATCCGAGCTCTGTCCAAAGATGAGCTGCAGATGCCTGTGACCATGGAGGACTTCACCCTCACACTCAAGAAGATCTCCAagtctgtctctgctgctgacCTAGAAAAATACGAAGCCTGGATGGCTGAGTTTGGGTCCGTGTAG
- the kbtbd7 gene encoding kelch repeat and BTB domain-containing protein 7: MASPLSCFTGPEVLEDANHARGLMNELKLLYDCRLLGDVTIGVEREEEALETSGQSTRGGVAHVFLCSRNVLAAASPYFKSMFTGGLNESMQERVVIRGVDAESMSVIIEYCYTGSVTITESNVQRLYAAANMLQLEYIRKVCSSFMTRRLDLSNCVGILKFADTYDNPELKENAQAFIARNFSQVCNGGDLCELDLMQLKELLSLDTLDVDSERKVCTAALQWIEANAPQEREDALQALKCVRWNLFTEKDKCYLEGLMAMPLIDKYLASFFNRSAEDSSEMPATLVVAKNRIGVSAKEMILFFGLPNDNIMCCDPYSEDLYFMAPPLEDLSSQDYKHSTMESLIACATPENNLYLASHLSKHFWLYNPVLNSWQELAERPLGRIHSGMGYLNGHVYLLGGRNPLTDTRLKEVECYSVQRNQWTFVAPLPHSLGKMQVVASNDHLYVVNKRRMLCYDPKRNRWRHCGSLRRDKLHKACVFQDQIICVCDIPVVKAYSPTRGEWKRLGDIPIDSRALNYQVIQHNNKLLLLTQTLLQHNKNRVLIHEYDPARDTWKNVMAVYVSTLGPVCVSTRIYPACLSSAQSFSTEEDDDSGSSADWDFDGLTDADSDSGSSSSFSDENW, from the coding sequence ATGGCTTCGCCGCTTAGTTGCTTTACTGGCCCCGAGGTGTTGGAGGACGCGAATCACGCTCGGGGTCTGATGAACGAGTTGAAATTACTGTACGACTGTCGGCTGCTGGGGGATGTCACTATCGGAGTGGAGCGTGAAGAGGAAGCCCTGGAGACCAGCGGTCAGTCCACCAGAGGTGGCGTTGCCCACGTTTTTTTGTGTAGTCGCAACGTCCTCGCCGCTGCCAGCCCTTACTTCAAAAGCATGTTCACGGGGGGGTTAAACGAGAGCATGCAGGAGAGAGTGGTCATCCGCGGGGTGGATGCCGAATCGATGTCCGTCATCATCGAATATTGTTACACGGGCAGTGTCACCATCACGGAGAGCAACGTGCAGCGGTTGTACGCAGCGGCCAACATGCTGCAACTCGAGTACATCAGGAAAGTCTGTTCCAGTTTCATGACAAGGAGGCTGGACCTCTCAAACTGTGTGGGGATACTGAAATTCGCAGACACCTATGACAACCCTGAGCTGAAGGAGAACGCGCAAGCTTTCATAGCCAGGAACTTCAGCCAGGTGTGTAACGGAGGAGACCTTTGTGAGCTGGATTTGATGCAGCTAAAAGAACTGTTGTCTCTGGACACTTTGGACGTGGACTCTGAAAGGAAGGTATGCACGGCTGCGTTGCAGTGGATAGAGGCTAATGCACCGCAGGAAAGAGAGGATGCCTTACAGGCTCTTAAATGTGTTCGCTGGAACCTATTTACAGAGAAGGACAAGTGTTATCTAGAGGGCCTCATGGCAATGCCTTTAATCGATAAATACCTTGCATCTTTCTTTAACAGGTCTGCAGAGGACAGCTCTGAGATGCCTGCAACTCTGGTCGTAGCAAAAAACCGAATAGGTGTAAGTGCAAAAGAAATGATCCTCTTTTTCGGCCTGCCTAATGACAACATAATGTGCTGTGACCCCTACTCTGAGGACTTGTATTTTATGGCTCCTCCGTTAGAGGACCTCAGCAGTCAGGATTACAAACACTCCACAATGGAGTCCTTAATCGCTTGTGCCACACCTGAAAACAACCTGTACCTAGCATCACACCTTTCTAAACATTTCTGGCTCTATAACCCTGTGCTTAACAGTTGGCAGGAGCTAGCTGAAAGGCCACTGGGGAGGATACACTCTGGGATGGGCTACCTTAATGGTCACGTGTACCTCCTGGGAGGCCGAAATCCATTGACAGACACCAGACTTAAGGAGGTTGAGTGCTACAGCGTCCAGAGGAACCAGTGGACATTTGTGGCTCCTCTGCCTCACTCTTTGGGTAAAATGCAGGTGGTGGCATCAAACGACCACCTGTATGTGGTAAACAAAAGAAGAATGCTTTGCTATGATCCTAAGAGAAACCGCTGGCGCCACTGTGGATCACTGAGAAGAGACAAGCTTCATAAGGCCTGTGTGTTTCAGGACCAgatcatctgtgtgtgtgatatccCTGTGGTGAAAGCGTACAGCCCCACTAGGGGTGAATGGAAGAGATTGGGTGACATTCCTATTGACAGTCGAGCTCTAAATTATCAGGTTATCCAGCACAACAACAAGTTGCTACTCCTCACTCAGACATTactgcaacacaacaaaaacagagttCTCATCCATGAATATGACCCAGCCAGGGACACCTGGAAGAATGTCATGGCAGTGTATGTGTCCACCCTGGGACCCGTATGTGTTTCTACACGCATCTACCCAGCATGCCTAAGCTCTGCCCAGAGCTTCTCTACAGAGGAGGACGATGACAGCGGTTCCAGCGCAGATTGGGACTTTGATGGGCTGACAGACGCTGACTCTGACTCTGGCAGCTCTAGCTCTTTCTCAGATGAGAATTGGTag